A genomic stretch from Bradyrhizobium quebecense includes:
- a CDS encoding segregation and condensation protein A has protein sequence MTAEILSFETGRPADLAEGEPALVVDVEGYEGPLDLLLTLARQQKVDLSKISILALADQYLSFIEAARKIRLELAADYLVMAAWLAFLKSRLLLPEPPSAEGPSAEEMATALANRLRRLEAIREAANRLMNRPQFQRDIFPRGNPESIAEIKHPKFTATLYDLLSAYATQRASRVLTSVHLAKRTVWSLAEARASLERLVGLAEDWSCLDEYLMNYVADPKQKATVFASSFAAALELVREGEMEINQKQAFAPIYFRKRQAQAAMAAPDLSVE, from the coding sequence ATGACCGCTGAAATTCTATCGTTTGAGACCGGGCGGCCGGCCGACCTCGCCGAGGGCGAACCGGCGCTGGTGGTCGACGTCGAAGGTTATGAGGGCCCGCTCGACCTGCTGTTGACGCTGGCGCGGCAGCAGAAGGTCGACCTGTCGAAGATTTCGATCCTTGCCCTCGCCGACCAATATCTTTCGTTCATCGAGGCGGCGCGCAAGATCCGCCTCGAACTCGCGGCCGACTATCTGGTGATGGCGGCCTGGCTTGCCTTCCTGAAATCGCGGCTCTTGCTGCCCGAGCCGCCGAGCGCGGAGGGGCCGAGCGCCGAGGAAATGGCGACCGCGCTCGCCAACCGGCTGCGCCGTTTGGAAGCGATCCGCGAGGCGGCGAACCGGCTGATGAACCGGCCGCAGTTCCAGCGCGATATCTTCCCGCGCGGCAATCCGGAATCGATCGCCGAGATCAAGCATCCGAAGTTCACCGCGACCCTGTACGACCTGCTGTCGGCCTATGCGACGCAGCGCGCGTCGCGCGTGCTGACTTCAGTGCATCTGGCGAAGCGGACGGTGTGGTCGCTGGCCGAGGCTCGCGCCTCGCTGGAGCGGCTGGTCGGCCTCGCCGAGGACTGGAGCTGCCTCGACGAGTACCTGATGAACTACGTCGCCGATCCCAAGCAGAAGGCCACGGTGTTCGCATCGAGCTTCGCTGCTGCCCTCGAACTGGTTCGCGAGGGCGAGATGGAAATCAACCAGAAGCAGGCGTTCGCGCCGATCTATTTCCGAAAGCGTCAAGCGCAGGCCGCAATGGCTGCGCCGGACCTGTCGGTTGAGTAA
- the nagZ gene encoding beta-N-acetylhexosaminidase, protein MTNRAFITGVSGLILNDAEREFIRAERPWGFILFKRNIESPAQVAALVGELRSAAGMADAAVLIDQEGGRVQRLGPPHWPVYPPGASFSALYDIDPTLGLTAARLSSRLIAADLIDLGITVDCLPLADVPVAGADAVIGNRAYGTEPDKVAAIARAVTDGLEQGGVLPVLKHIPGHGRATADSHFRLPTVDTARDELERTDFAAFRPLADLPMAMTAHVVFSALDPVHPATTSATIIEQVIRGLIGFQGLLMSDDVSMNALAGSIAERTRAIVSAGCDMVLHCNGNIDEMREVARETPELAGKALERAKATLAARKQPEPLDRQAARAELDALLNRVGTA, encoded by the coding sequence ATGACGAACCGCGCATTCATCACGGGCGTATCCGGGCTGATCCTCAACGACGCTGAACGCGAATTCATTCGCGCCGAGCGGCCATGGGGCTTCATCCTGTTCAAGCGCAACATCGAGAGTCCTGCCCAAGTAGCCGCTCTTGTTGGGGAACTCAGGTCGGCAGCCGGCATGGCTGACGCGGCGGTCCTGATCGACCAGGAAGGCGGGCGGGTGCAGCGGCTCGGACCGCCGCATTGGCCGGTCTATCCGCCCGGCGCGAGCTTCAGCGCGCTCTACGACATCGACCCGACGCTCGGCCTGACGGCGGCCCGGCTCAGCTCACGGCTGATTGCGGCCGACCTGATCGATCTTGGAATCACCGTCGATTGCCTGCCGTTGGCCGACGTTCCGGTGGCAGGCGCAGATGCGGTGATCGGCAATCGGGCCTACGGAACCGAGCCGGACAAGGTCGCGGCGATCGCCCGTGCGGTCACGGACGGGCTGGAACAGGGCGGCGTGCTGCCGGTTCTCAAGCATATTCCCGGCCATGGTCGCGCCACCGCGGACAGCCATTTTCGCCTTCCGACGGTCGATACCGCCAGAGATGAGCTGGAACGGACCGATTTTGCCGCGTTCCGGCCGCTGGCGGACCTGCCGATGGCGATGACTGCACATGTTGTGTTTAGCGCGCTGGACCCCGTCCATCCGGCGACGACTTCTGCGACAATCATCGAACAGGTGATTCGCGGCCTGATCGGGTTCCAAGGTTTGTTGATGAGTGATGACGTGTCGATGAATGCGCTGGCCGGATCAATTGCCGAGCGGACCCGCGCCATCGTCAGCGCCGGTTGCGACATGGTTCTGCACTGCAACGGCAATATTGACGAAATGCGCGAGGTCGCGCGGGAGACGCCGGAACTGGCCGGCAAGGCGCTTGAGCGGGCCAAGGCGACGCTCGCCGCGCGGAAGCAGCCTGAGCCGCTCGACCGGCAGGCGGCACGGGCTGAACTGGATGCGTTGTTGAATCGGGTAGGGACGGCATGA
- a CDS encoding SPOR domain-containing protein, protein MADRYQDRHFSADTTSKVESDPLAELARLIGQTDPFGSANKPPPRPLQSRANARPQQYDPQAEDEDAPPAGPPPWMQRARQETVAPPPVQHTEYEEPEQDYQPKPVHPLHRYAAQQAQPPAPEPVATYRPVEPPRQPEAFDDEPSYQSGDQGHDPSRYDDALYGQLEAGEQDLQRDPSYPDDPYAYEADEEEPEPRRRSSGLMAVAAVLALGVFGVGGAYAYRTYIGSPRSGEPPIIKADNTPTKVIPAQADAPAKTPDRMAAGDGTEKIVSREETPVDVNSKTAGPRVVFPPLNANANPPPASTVQTAQPAPTPITANGTLPNNEPRRVRTLAVKGDSPDGAQAAAAAGKPAAAAKPQVSRGNPAAANASANAPMSLVPGQADAAPAAPQTRVASTTTASVGGGGGYLVQVSSQKNEADAQSSYRTLQGKYRSVLGSQPLVVKRVDLGEKGVYYRAFAGPFASSEEANQLCRSLMSAGGPQCLIQRN, encoded by the coding sequence ATGGCTGATCGATATCAGGACCGACATTTTTCCGCCGACACGACCTCCAAGGTCGAGAGCGATCCGCTTGCCGAACTGGCCCGACTGATCGGACAGACGGATCCATTCGGCTCCGCGAACAAGCCGCCGCCGCGTCCGCTGCAGTCGCGCGCCAATGCGCGGCCGCAGCAATATGATCCGCAGGCCGAGGACGAGGATGCACCGCCCGCGGGCCCGCCGCCCTGGATGCAGCGCGCGCGGCAGGAGACCGTCGCTCCGCCGCCCGTGCAGCACACCGAGTACGAAGAGCCCGAACAGGACTACCAGCCGAAGCCGGTGCATCCGTTGCACCGCTATGCGGCCCAGCAGGCGCAGCCGCCTGCGCCCGAACCGGTCGCAACCTATCGGCCGGTCGAGCCCCCGCGACAGCCAGAGGCCTTTGACGACGAGCCGTCCTATCAGAGTGGCGATCAGGGCCACGATCCGTCGCGCTATGACGACGCGCTTTACGGTCAGCTGGAAGCGGGCGAACAGGATCTGCAGCGCGATCCATCCTATCCGGACGATCCCTATGCGTATGAGGCCGACGAGGAAGAGCCTGAGCCACGCCGGCGGAGCAGTGGCCTGATGGCGGTCGCCGCGGTGCTGGCGCTTGGCGTGTTCGGCGTCGGTGGCGCGTACGCCTACCGGACCTATATCGGCTCGCCCCGCAGCGGTGAGCCGCCGATCATCAAGGCCGACAACACGCCGACCAAGGTGATCCCGGCCCAGGCCGATGCGCCGGCCAAAACGCCGGATCGCATGGCAGCGGGTGACGGCACCGAGAAGATCGTGTCGCGTGAAGAGACCCCGGTCGACGTCAATTCGAAGACCGCCGGACCGCGCGTCGTGTTTCCTCCGCTGAACGCCAATGCGAATCCGCCGCCGGCATCAACCGTGCAGACGGCGCAGCCGGCACCGACGCCGATCACCGCGAACGGGACGCTGCCGAACAACGAGCCGCGCAGGGTTCGCACGCTCGCCGTCAAGGGCGATTCGCCCGATGGCGCGCAGGCCGCGGCCGCCGCGGGCAAGCCTGCGGCCGCTGCGAAGCCTCAGGTGTCGCGCGGCAACCCGGCCGCAGCCAATGCCAGCGCGAACGCGCCAATGTCGCTGGTTCCCGGGCAGGCTGACGCAGCCCCGGCCGCGCCTCAGACCCGAGTGGCGTCGACTACGACCGCTTCTGTTGGCGGTGGCGGTGGATATCTGGTCCAGGTGTCGTCGCAGAAGAACGAGGCGGACGCACAGTCGTCCTATCGGACGCTGCAGGGCAAGTATCGCAGCGTGCTCGGTTCGCAGCCTTTGGTGGTGAAACGCGTCGATCTCGGCGAGAAGGGAGTCTATTACCGCGCCTTTGCCGGCCCGTTCGCGTCGTCGGAAGAGGCGAACCAGCTATGCCGGAGCCTGATGTCGGCCGGTGGGCCGCAGTGCCTCATCCAAAGAAATTAA
- the argS gene encoding arginine--tRNA ligase: protein MADTPATPHLFADMLARVHAICAAVAAEDNWPAGIDLSRVVVEPPRDASHGDMATNAAMVLAKEAKAKPRELADKIAERLRADALVASVDVAGPGFINLTLKPQVWADALRAVLAAGSAYGRSDIGKAEKVNVEYVSANPTGPMHVGHCRGAVFGDALCSLLQFAGFDVCREYYINDAGAQVDVLARSAFLRYREALGQDIGAIPEGLYPGDYLVPVGEALAKEYGEKLLDMTEAAWLPIVRDKAIAMMMEMIRGDLAALNIHHDVFFSERSLITAGNNKVAETIDFLRAKGDIYEGRLPPPKGKPVEDYEDREQSLFRATAYGDDVDRPLIKSDGSYTYFASDIANHRNKFERGFTNLIDVFGADHGGYIKRMQAAVKAVTAGKATLDVKIVQLVKLLRDGEPVKMSKRSGEFVTLREVVDEVGSDAVRFMMLFRKNDAVLDFDLAKVIEQSKDNAVFYVQYGHARGHSIFRNAREEAVPDLPGTDEARLAYLRNAAVERLTDPAELDLLKRLALYPRMIEAAAVAHEPHRIAFYLYDLASEFHALWTKGRDLPYLRFIINNDAEITRARLAMVQGVVSVLASGLAVLGVHAPTEMR, encoded by the coding sequence ATGGCCGACACCCCTGCGACACCACACCTTTTTGCCGACATGCTGGCGCGCGTGCACGCGATTTGTGCCGCTGTCGCTGCCGAGGATAATTGGCCCGCGGGCATCGATCTGTCCCGCGTCGTGGTCGAGCCGCCGCGCGATGCCAGCCACGGAGACATGGCGACCAATGCCGCAATGGTGCTCGCCAAGGAGGCCAAGGCCAAGCCGCGCGAGCTCGCCGACAAAATCGCCGAGCGGCTGCGTGCCGACGCGCTGGTGGCGTCCGTCGATGTCGCCGGGCCCGGCTTCATCAACCTGACCTTGAAGCCGCAGGTCTGGGCCGACGCGCTGCGTGCCGTGCTGGCCGCCGGCTCGGCCTATGGACGCAGCGACATCGGAAAGGCCGAGAAGGTCAATGTCGAATACGTCTCGGCCAACCCGACCGGGCCGATGCATGTCGGCCACTGCCGCGGCGCCGTGTTCGGCGATGCGCTGTGCAGCCTGCTGCAATTCGCGGGCTTCGACGTCTGCCGCGAATATTACATCAACGATGCCGGCGCCCAGGTCGACGTGCTCGCACGCTCGGCATTCCTGCGTTACCGCGAAGCGTTGGGTCAGGATATCGGCGCGATTCCAGAAGGGCTCTATCCCGGCGACTACCTCGTGCCGGTCGGCGAGGCGCTCGCCAAGGAATACGGCGAGAAGCTGCTCGACATGACGGAAGCCGCGTGGCTGCCGATCGTGCGCGACAAGGCGATCGCCATGATGATGGAGATGATCAGGGGCGATCTCGCCGCGCTCAACATCCATCACGACGTGTTCTTCTCGGAGCGCTCGCTGATCACAGCAGGCAACAACAAGGTCGCCGAGACGATCGATTTCCTGCGCGCGAAGGGCGACATTTACGAGGGCCGCCTGCCGCCGCCGAAGGGCAAGCCGGTCGAGGATTATGAAGACCGCGAGCAGTCGCTGTTCCGCGCCACCGCCTACGGCGATGACGTCGATCGTCCGCTGATCAAGTCGGACGGCTCGTACACCTATTTCGCGTCCGACATCGCCAACCACCGCAACAAGTTCGAGCGTGGCTTCACCAACCTGATCGACGTGTTCGGCGCCGATCACGGCGGCTACATCAAGCGGATGCAGGCGGCGGTGAAGGCGGTGACTGCCGGCAAAGCGACGCTCGACGTCAAGATCGTGCAGCTCGTCAAGCTGTTGCGCGACGGCGAGCCGGTGAAGATGTCGAAACGCTCCGGCGAATTCGTCACGCTGCGCGAGGTGGTCGACGAAGTCGGCTCGGACGCGGTCCGGTTCATGATGCTGTTCCGCAAGAACGACGCGGTGCTGGATTTCGACCTCGCCAAGGTGATCGAGCAGTCGAAAGACAACGCCGTCTTCTACGTCCAGTACGGCCACGCCCGCGGCCATTCGATCTTCCGCAATGCGCGGGAGGAGGCGGTTCCAGATCTGCCCGGGACCGACGAGGCGCGGCTGGCCTATCTCCGGAACGCTGCGGTCGAACGCCTGACCGACCCGGCCGAGCTCGACCTGCTCAAGCGGCTTGCGCTCTATCCCCGGATGATCGAAGCTGCCGCGGTGGCCCACGAGCCGCACCGAATCGCTTTTTATCTATATGATTTGGCCAGTGAATTTCATGCGCTGTGGACCAAGGGGCGCGATTTGCCCTATTTACGCTTCATTATCAATAATGATGCAGAGATCACGAGGGCGCGACTGGCAATGGTTCAGGGCGTCGTCTCGGTTCTGGCATCGGGCTTAGCTGTTCTAGGCGTCCACGCTCCGACCGAGATGCGGTAG
- a CDS encoding deoxyguanosinetriphosphate triphosphohydrolase produces the protein MSVGMAAPRAPYACDPDHSRGRLVAEPPSRTRSPFRRDCDRVIHSTAFRRLKHKTQVFVFHEGDHYRTRLTHSLEVAQIARALARQLGVDEDLTETLALAHDLGHPPFGHAGERALDDCLKDDGGFDHNAQALRVVTSLEHRYPEFGGLNLTWESLEGIVKHNGPLTERNGAPAGRYLDSGIPIGIADYNQTYDLELWSYASLEAQIAAFADDIAYDAHDIDDGLRAGLFAVDDLKEMPLTSEIIVEIDRHYPGLDEVRRGAELVRELISHFINAVFNEATRRLAVAQPQSAQDVRHHNAPLIAFPPEVAEQEAAIKAFLFRHMYRHRRVMLVMREAEQVVRNLFERYRQSPGDLPAEWIEGSVQETGSARNRRIGNFIAGMTDRFALIEHQRLFDSTPDLR, from the coding sequence GTGTCGGTCGGAATGGCTGCCCCCCGTGCGCCTTATGCCTGCGACCCCGACCACAGCCGTGGCCGCCTGGTCGCGGAGCCGCCGAGCCGGACCCGCAGCCCGTTCCGGCGCGACTGTGACCGGGTGATCCATTCCACCGCGTTCCGCCGCCTCAAGCACAAGACCCAGGTCTTCGTCTTCCATGAGGGCGATCACTACCGCACCCGGCTGACCCATTCGCTCGAGGTCGCGCAGATCGCCCGCGCGCTGGCGCGCCAGCTTGGGGTCGACGAGGATCTGACCGAGACGCTGGCGCTGGCGCACGACCTCGGCCATCCGCCGTTCGGGCATGCCGGGGAGCGGGCGCTCGACGACTGCCTCAAGGATGATGGCGGCTTTGACCACAATGCGCAGGCGCTGCGGGTCGTCACCTCGCTGGAGCATCGCTATCCAGAGTTCGGCGGACTGAACCTGACCTGGGAATCGCTCGAGGGTATAGTCAAGCACAACGGGCCGCTGACCGAACGCAACGGCGCGCCGGCCGGCCGCTATCTCGACAGCGGCATTCCGATCGGGATCGCCGACTACAATCAGACCTACGATCTCGAGCTCTGGAGCTATGCCTCGCTCGAGGCGCAGATCGCGGCCTTTGCCGACGACATCGCCTATGACGCTCACGATATCGACGACGGCCTGCGCGCCGGTCTGTTTGCGGTCGACGACCTCAAGGAGATGCCGCTGACATCAGAGATCATCGTCGAGATCGATCGCCATTACCCCGGGCTCGACGAGGTCCGGCGCGGCGCCGAACTGGTGCGTGAGCTGATCTCACATTTCATCAACGCGGTGTTCAACGAGGCGACCCGGCGTCTTGCGGTTGCGCAGCCGCAATCGGCCCAGGACGTGCGCCACCACAACGCGCCGCTGATCGCGTTTCCGCCCGAGGTGGCCGAGCAGGAGGCGGCGATCAAGGCGTTCCTGTTCCGGCATATGTATCGCCACCGGCGGGTGATGCTTGTCATGCGGGAGGCCGAGCAGGTGGTGCGCAACCTGTTTGAGCGCTACCGGCAATCGCCGGGCGACCTGCCGGCGGAATGGATCGAGGGGAGCGTGCAGGAGACCGGCAGCGCGCGGAACAGGCGGATCGGCAATTTCATTGCCGGAATGACCGACCGTTTCGCCCTGATCGAGCACCAAAGGCTTTTTGACTCGACCCCGGATTTGCGTTAG
- the erpA gene encoding iron-sulfur cluster insertion protein ErpA encodes MTAAITVSERAARRIGQILSKEGQGAKLRISVEGGGCSGFQYKFDVERTQADDDLVIERDSAVVLIDPASVPFLAGSEVDFVDDLIGASFRVVNPNATASCGCGTSFSI; translated from the coding sequence ATGACTGCTGCCATCACCGTCAGCGAACGGGCCGCCCGCCGCATCGGGCAGATCCTCAGCAAGGAAGGCCAAGGCGCCAAGCTGCGCATTTCGGTCGAGGGCGGCGGCTGCTCCGGTTTCCAGTACAAATTCGACGTCGAGCGCACCCAGGCCGATGACGACCTCGTGATCGAGCGCGACAGCGCGGTGGTGCTGATCGACCCCGCCTCGGTCCCGTTCCTCGCGGGCTCGGAAGTCGACTTTGTCGATGACCTGATCGGCGCCTCGTTCCGCGTCGTCAATCCGAACGCCACCGCGTCCTGCGGCTGCGGCACCAGCTTCTCGATCTGA
- a CDS encoding efflux RND transporter permease subunit, which yields MTLSELCIRRPVMTTLITASIIAFGVFGFRLLPVSALPKVDFPTIAVTATLPGASADTMAASVAGIIERQLSTIAGISSMSSNSSQGTSVITIQFDLNRNIDAAALDVQTALTIAQRRLPIEMTIPPSFRKVNPADFPVLFVSLGSATLPLSAVNEYGDITIGQALSQLPGVAQVLIYGAQKFAIRVQADPEAAAARGVSMEDIRAAVSRANSSTPVGTLNGPKQDVALQASGQMDKAADYRQIYVAWRNGSPVRLDEIAKVYDSVENDKIATWMNDERAIVLAIQKQPDANTVAVVDAVLAKLPSLRAAIPPSVTMQVMMDRSVSIRQAVSDVEETLLIAIALVILVIFLFLRSASATFIPALAVPISLFGTCAAMYALDYSINNMTLLALTLSVGFVVDDAIVMLENIVRHIEHGMKPFEAALKGAREIGFTIISITFSLIAVFIPVLLMGGIVGRVFREFAVTISVAIIVSGFVSLTLTPMLCARVLRAHDATKRPNIVLRAFEAMFEAWLRAYEWALDWVLAKKALMLVVTLATLGGTIYLYMIVPKGFFPQEDTGFLIGVTEAATDTSFEAMKVRQQALVEVMRTDPAIDYINSTVGSGGPNPTTNYGRLFIALKPQKTRDNATVVIGRLRQKAREIPGMQAFFQSVQNLNIGGRISKSQYQYVMQSGDTESLYRLAPEMRDKIEKIPGLLDVTTDLYIKNPQMTVDIDREKAAVYGVTVDQVRNQLYNAYGSRQVGTIYMPSNDYQIILEVQPQFRVDPSDLSKLYMKTASGQTIPLDAVARLVPTVGPLQINHQGQQPAVTISFNLAPGNSLGYAVDKITELEQNANLPPTIATGFSGTAQVFQDSLRGQGVLILAAVFAAFVILGILYESFIHPITIISGLPSAGIGAILTLMLFGMELSVIAMIGIVMLVGIVKKNAIMMVDFALERRRVGLSAEHAIREAALLRFRPIMMTTFAAIFGTLPIALGAGAGAELRQPLGVAVVGGLCVSQLLTLFITPVIYIYLDRIDRRLRRKLDPQAEAGGDVERPQVVAAE from the coding sequence ATGACGCTCTCCGAGCTCTGCATCCGCCGCCCGGTCATGACGACGCTGATCACGGCGTCGATCATCGCATTCGGCGTGTTCGGCTTCCGCCTGCTGCCGGTCTCGGCGCTGCCCAAGGTGGACTTCCCGACCATCGCGGTTACCGCGACCCTGCCGGGCGCCAGCGCCGACACCATGGCGGCCTCGGTCGCCGGCATCATCGAGCGTCAGCTCTCGACCATTGCCGGCATCTCCTCGATGTCCTCGAACTCCTCGCAGGGCACGAGCGTCATCACCATCCAGTTCGACCTCAACCGCAACATCGATGCCGCCGCGCTCGACGTGCAGACGGCGTTGACGATCGCGCAGCGCCGGCTGCCGATCGAGATGACGATTCCGCCGAGCTTCCGGAAGGTGAACCCGGCCGACTTCCCGGTGCTGTTCGTCTCGCTGGGGTCGGCGACGCTGCCACTGTCGGCGGTCAACGAATATGGCGACATCACGATCGGGCAGGCGCTGTCGCAGCTGCCGGGCGTCGCCCAAGTGCTGATCTACGGCGCGCAGAAATTTGCGATCCGCGTCCAGGCCGATCCGGAGGCCGCTGCCGCCCGCGGCGTCTCGATGGAGGATATCCGCGCTGCGGTCTCGCGCGCCAATTCCTCGACGCCCGTCGGCACGCTGAACGGCCCCAAGCAAGACGTCGCGCTGCAGGCCTCCGGCCAGATGGATAAGGCGGCCGACTACCGCCAGATCTACGTCGCCTGGCGCAACGGCTCGCCGGTCCGGCTCGACGAGATCGCCAAGGTCTATGACAGCGTCGAGAACGACAAGATCGCGACCTGGATGAACGACGAGCGGGCGATCGTGCTCGCGATCCAGAAGCAGCCCGACGCCAACACTGTGGCCGTCGTCGACGCCGTGCTGGCGAAATTGCCCTCGCTGCGCGCCGCGATCCCGCCCTCGGTGACGATGCAGGTCATGATGGATCGCTCGGTCTCGATCCGGCAGGCGGTCAGCGACGTCGAGGAGACCCTGCTGATCGCGATCGCGCTGGTGATCCTCGTGATCTTCCTGTTCCTGCGCTCGGCGTCGGCGACCTTCATCCCGGCGCTCGCGGTGCCGATCTCGCTGTTCGGAACTTGTGCGGCGATGTACGCGCTGGATTACTCTATCAACAACATGACGCTACTGGCGCTGACGCTCTCGGTCGGCTTCGTGGTCGACGACGCCATCGTCATGCTGGAGAACATCGTCCGCCATATCGAGCACGGCATGAAGCCGTTCGAGGCGGCGCTGAAGGGCGCCCGCGAGATCGGCTTCACGATCATCTCGATCACCTTCTCGCTGATCGCGGTCTTCATCCCGGTGCTGCTGATGGGCGGCATCGTCGGCCGCGTGTTCCGCGAATTCGCCGTCACGATCTCGGTCGCGATCATCGTCTCCGGCTTCGTGTCGCTGACCTTGACGCCGATGCTGTGCGCCCGCGTGCTGCGCGCGCATGACGCGACCAAGCGTCCGAACATCGTGTTGCGGGCGTTCGAGGCGATGTTCGAGGCCTGGCTGCGCGCCTATGAATGGGCGCTGGACTGGGTGCTGGCCAAGAAAGCCCTGATGCTGGTGGTGACGCTCGCGACGCTCGGCGGCACCATCTATCTCTACATGATCGTGCCGAAGGGCTTCTTCCCGCAGGAGGATACCGGCTTCCTGATCGGTGTGACGGAGGCGGCGACCGATACCTCGTTCGAGGCGATGAAGGTGCGCCAGCAGGCGCTGGTCGAGGTGATGCGGACCGATCCGGCGATCGATTACATCAATTCCACCGTCGGCTCGGGCGGTCCCAATCCGACCACCAATTACGGCCGGCTATTCATAGCGCTGAAGCCGCAGAAGACCCGCGACAATGCCACCGTGGTGATCGGCCGCCTCAGGCAGAAGGCGCGCGAGATCCCCGGCATGCAGGCGTTCTTCCAGAGCGTCCAGAACCTCAACATCGGCGGGCGCATCTCCAAGAGCCAATATCAGTATGTGATGCAGAGCGGCGATACCGAGTCGCTGTACCGGCTGGCGCCGGAGATGCGCGACAAGATCGAGAAGATCCCAGGCCTGCTCGACGTCACCACCGACCTCTACATCAAGAACCCGCAGATGACGGTCGACATCGACCGCGAGAAGGCGGCGGTCTACGGCGTCACCGTCGATCAGGTCCGCAACCAGCTCTACAACGCCTATGGTTCGCGGCAGGTCGGCACCATCTACATGCCGTCGAACGACTACCAGATTATCCTGGAGGTGCAGCCGCAGTTCCGCGTCGACCCGTCCGATCTCTCGAAGCTCTACATGAAGACCGCGAGCGGCCAGACCATTCCGCTGGATGCGGTAGCGCGGCTGGTGCCGACGGTCGGACCGTTGCAGATCAACCACCAGGGCCAGCAGCCGGCGGTGACGATCTCGTTCAATCTCGCGCCCGGCAATTCGCTCGGCTATGCGGTCGACAAGATCACCGAGCTCGAGCAGAACGCGAATTTGCCGCCGACGATTGCGACCGGGTTCTCCGGCACCGCGCAGGTGTTCCAGGACTCGCTGCGCGGGCAGGGTGTCCTGATCCTCGCCGCCGTGTTCGCGGCCTTCGTGATTCTCGGCATCCTCTACGAGAGCTTCATCCACCCAATCACGATCATCTCGGGCCTGCCGTCGGCCGGAATCGGTGCGATCCTGACGCTGATGCTGTTCGGGATGGAGCTGTCGGTGATTGCGATGATCGGCATCGTGATGCTGGTCGGCATCGTGAAGAAGAACGCGATCATGATGGTGGACTTCGCGCTCGAGCGCCGCCGCGTCGGCCTCAGCGCCGAGCACGCGATCCGCGAGGCTGCGCTGCTGCGTTTCCGCCCGATCATGATGACGACATTCGCGGCGATCTTCGGCACGCTGCCGATCGCGCTCGGCGCGGGCGCCGGCGCAGAGTTGCGTCAGCCGCTCGGCGTCGCGGTGGTCGGCGGCCTCTGCGTGTCGCAACTGCTGACGCTGTTCATCACGCCTGTGATCTATATCTATCTCGACCGCATCGACCGCAGGCTGCGCCGCAAGCTCGATCCGCAGGCGGAGGCGGGCGGCGACGTCGAGCGCCCGCAGGTGGTCGCGGCAGAATAG